A single region of the Paraburkholderia sp. SOS3 genome encodes:
- a CDS encoding Fic family protein, whose product MESGDYLYIWEAPDWPRWRYDLASLAAPLAAVTGAQGLLLGRMYDAGLAQREEANLAALTADVLKTSEIEGESLNAHSVRSSIARRLGVDIGALAPVDRHVEGVVEMTLDATLRCNSDLTRRRLLGWHAALFPTGYSGLTPIRVGAYRDDARGPMQVVSGSGARQRVHFEAPPAPRLKKEMARFLRWVDGNFDHHPILKAGIAHLWFVTLHPFDDGNGRIARAIGDMVLAQMDHTESGRRFYSLSAQIQRERRSYYEILERTQKGTLDITAWLAWFLENLQRALDAALATLDTVLAKSRFWQRMAGTPLNERQSKLVNRLLDGFDGKLTSSKWASIAKCSPDTALRDINELIAAGVLRKTDGGGRSTAYELAAISAPDDRHDAPAVRRTH is encoded by the coding sequence ATGGAAAGCGGAGATTACCTTTACATCTGGGAGGCGCCGGACTGGCCGCGATGGCGCTACGACCTCGCGTCGCTGGCCGCACCGCTCGCGGCAGTCACCGGCGCGCAGGGGCTGCTGCTCGGACGCATGTACGACGCCGGCCTCGCGCAGCGCGAGGAAGCCAACCTCGCTGCACTGACCGCGGACGTGCTGAAAACCAGCGAGATCGAAGGCGAATCGCTGAACGCGCATTCGGTGCGCTCGTCGATCGCACGCCGGCTCGGCGTCGATATCGGCGCGCTCGCGCCGGTCGATCGCCACGTCGAAGGCGTCGTCGAAATGACGCTCGACGCCACGCTGCGCTGCAACTCGGACCTCACGCGCAGGCGTTTGCTCGGCTGGCACGCCGCCCTCTTTCCGACCGGCTACAGCGGGCTCACGCCGATTCGCGTCGGCGCCTATCGCGACGACGCACGCGGCCCGATGCAGGTCGTGTCCGGCTCCGGCGCCCGTCAACGCGTGCACTTCGAAGCGCCGCCGGCACCGCGGCTCAAGAAGGAAATGGCGCGCTTTCTGCGCTGGGTCGACGGCAATTTCGATCACCATCCGATCCTGAAGGCCGGCATCGCACATCTGTGGTTCGTCACGCTGCACCCGTTCGACGACGGCAACGGCCGTATCGCGCGCGCGATCGGCGACATGGTGCTTGCGCAGATGGATCACACGGAAAGCGGGCGGCGCTTTTATAGCCTGTCCGCGCAGATCCAGCGCGAGCGGCGCAGCTATTACGAGATCCTCGAGCGCACGCAAAAAGGCACGCTCGACATCACCGCGTGGCTTGCATGGTTCCTCGAGAATTTGCAGCGCGCCCTCGACGCCGCGCTCGCCACGCTCGACACCGTGCTCGCGAAATCGCGTTTCTGGCAGCGCATGGCCGGCACGCCGCTCAACGAGCGCCAGTCGAAGCTCGTCAACCGCCTGCTCGACGGCTTCGACGGCAAACTCACGAGCAGCAAGTGGGCAAGCATCGCGAAGTGCTCCCCGGACACCGCGCTGCGCGACATCAACGAGCTGATCGCGGCCGGCGTCCTGCGCAAAACCGACGGCGGCGGGCGCAGCACCGCTTACGAGCTGGCCGCGATTTCCGCGCCGGACGATCGCCACGACGCGCCCGCTGTGCGACGCACGCACTGA
- a CDS encoding acid phosphatase has translation MNDNDPHRLADTDAAGTDLPDDPERRRVLTGLAAVGAGLVLAGCQSPGEAGNASRSAADLRLDAALRDQVKNIVVIYAENRSFANLYGNFPGVQQPLDSVRPDSYVQFDRDGTTPLPRLPAIWGGLVPQAQEVDGKRYAIGEKQIENLRNQPFHLVDAQGAPLPNGVITRDLVHRFYQNQMQINGGRNNGFVAWGNSGALVMGHYRNSPASLKIWGLAQQYTLCDNFFMAAFGGSWLNHIFLISAQAPLVPDIHNSIAKNHVSVLEGDDPLGTRLKTAPNSPASALDGPPKFVRDGLFTPDGYAVNTMAPPYQPSFIRPAPDGNPLYANPADPKVLPPQKYATIGDRLTERDVQWAWYSGAWQYALEHRDTGAVPDFQYHHQPFNYFANYAPGTAARARHLRDAGVGDDPSTNRLLADIDAGRLPPVTFYKPQGNLNMHAGYADVESGDRHIAAVIDRLQRGPQWRNTVVIVTVDENGGWWDPVAPPKGDRWGPGSRIPALVVSPLAKKGYVDHTVYDTNSILRFISRVHGLEALPGVAARDRAFAQNGLAPLGDLTGALELA, from the coding sequence ATGAACGACAACGATCCGCACCGCCTTGCCGACACCGATGCCGCCGGCACCGATCTGCCCGACGACCCCGAGCGCCGCCGTGTGCTGACCGGCCTCGCCGCGGTCGGAGCGGGCCTCGTGCTGGCCGGTTGCCAGTCGCCCGGGGAAGCGGGCAATGCCTCGAGGAGTGCTGCCGATCTGCGCCTCGACGCCGCGCTGCGCGACCAGGTGAAGAACATCGTCGTGATTTATGCGGAGAACCGCAGCTTCGCGAATCTGTACGGCAACTTCCCCGGCGTACAACAACCGCTCGATTCGGTCAGACCGGATTCATACGTGCAGTTCGATCGCGACGGCACGACGCCGCTGCCGCGTCTGCCGGCAATCTGGGGCGGTCTCGTGCCGCAGGCGCAGGAAGTCGACGGCAAGCGCTACGCGATCGGCGAAAAGCAGATCGAGAATCTGCGCAACCAGCCGTTCCACCTCGTCGACGCGCAAGGCGCGCCGCTGCCGAACGGCGTGATCACGCGCGACCTCGTCCATCGCTTCTACCAGAACCAGATGCAGATCAACGGCGGGCGCAACAACGGCTTCGTCGCATGGGGCAACTCGGGCGCCCTCGTCATGGGCCATTACCGCAACTCGCCGGCTTCGCTGAAAATCTGGGGCCTCGCGCAGCAATACACGCTATGCGACAACTTCTTTATGGCCGCGTTCGGCGGCTCGTGGCTCAACCACATCTTCCTGATTTCCGCGCAGGCGCCGCTGGTTCCGGACATCCACAACAGCATCGCGAAGAACCATGTGTCGGTGCTCGAAGGCGACGACCCGCTCGGCACGCGCCTGAAAACGGCGCCCAATTCGCCCGCATCCGCGCTCGACGGCCCGCCGAAGTTCGTGCGCGACGGCCTCTTCACGCCCGACGGCTACGCGGTGAACACCATGGCGCCGCCGTATCAGCCGAGCTTTATCCGGCCTGCGCCCGACGGCAATCCGCTATACGCTAACCCGGCGGACCCGAAGGTGCTGCCGCCGCAGAAGTATGCAACGATCGGCGACCGGCTGACCGAACGCGACGTGCAATGGGCGTGGTATTCGGGCGCCTGGCAATATGCGCTCGAGCATCGGGACACGGGCGCGGTGCCCGATTTCCAGTATCACCATCAGCCGTTCAACTACTTCGCGAACTATGCGCCCGGCACGGCGGCGCGCGCGCGGCACCTGCGCGACGCGGGCGTCGGCGACGACCCGTCGACGAACCGGCTGCTCGCCGATATCGACGCGGGGCGCCTGCCGCCGGTTACGTTCTACAAACCGCAGGGCAATCTGAACATGCACGCGGGCTACGCGGACGTCGAATCGGGCGACCGTCATATCGCGGCCGTGATCGACCGCCTGCAGCGCGGGCCGCAGTGGCGCAATACGGTGGTGATCGTGACCGTCGACGAGAACGGCGGCTGGTGGGATCCGGTCGCGCCGCCCAAAGGCGACCGCTGGGGTCCGGGCTCGCGCATCCCGGCGCTCGTCGTGTCGCCGCTCGCGAAGAAGGGCTACGTCGATCATACGGTGTACGACACGAACTCGATCCTGCGCTTCATCAGCCGCGTGCATGGGCTCGAAGCGCTGCCCGGCGTGGCCGCGCGCGACCGCGCGTTCGCGCAGAACGGCCTCGCGCCGCTCGGCGACCTGACCGGCGCGCTCGAGCTCGCGTAA
- a CDS encoding EAL domain-containing protein: MKRNLFFRLLARLRVGRKLLLIYLLDLSAVVYISGILIHEKYIAIDFSDKEIVGNIYLRTVRDAVVEVAQAGAGAHVPAHVLQQTAQALEDAETRYGAAMQSAQLNERVRHALVTLANGTTLNVAEVNNALFACRELVTRIGNQSNLILDPDLDSYYSMSLSILRYPALLDAVNQIGSGLRDDMRPAAADLLRTRYLVREGQLDAVLQGLHTDFAEAVAADHALDRALGPSIRRMDASVEDYRRAARAIVDSGGANAALFAAADAAQQRVVAQVGETWRSTGVELDRLLHERVRALYARMWLHLGTVLFLLFAILTMVYTVAQQISRPLRQLARVMDTVRRTGDHSLRARWHSQDEIGVLVNGFNEMLEQLDRERDVQKELAATARASAAQYALVEATPVPMVVTAVPGHEVLHANRPALYWLNGCAIDPWARGLDSGTRARFFQQLSDLEAVDEFEVHWKATDESTWAMLSARRLSFQGQDAILTAFTPINQIKLMEQRLELWARVFEASSEAILILDDGYRLLTANAAFYRVTGYRSEDVVGRGPRFIVDGLPGDDGFASLGRMVDRASTWNGEAHVRRRHGGDYPAWLMVSAVRDTEGHVTHYICTLIDISDRKKSEARIQFLAEHDFLTELPNRALFKKRLAVALDTAKRTGRRLAVLFIDLDRFKDINDSLGHHIGDGLLRSVAARLMRSVRHDDTVSRLGGDEFTVILNGAASAADVARTIEERMIPLVGETHDINGIAIQVSCSVGIAMYPEDGLDIDTLMQNADLAMYQAKAAGRNLAKFFSADMIERSRMRLALEACLRTAIERDELWLAYQPCIDTKSGEVIAVEALLRWDSNELGRLAPAQFIPIAEETRLIVPIGAWVIDEACRQLARWRDGPLAALTLSINLSTVQLRDDTLLDTLKASLAKHHVAPQRLELEITESVLLDGAQRNIATIGAIRALGVRISLDDFGTGYSSLSYLNRFPLDRLKIDRTFVHNKLDKPTDLAIVEAIVGLGHMLGLRVVAEGVENEREANLLRRIGCDELQGFWIARPLSSVQLDGWMRERREQRSPGIVEA; encoded by the coding sequence ATGAAACGCAATCTCTTCTTCCGTCTGCTGGCACGATTGCGCGTCGGCCGGAAGCTGCTGCTCATTTATTTACTGGACCTCAGCGCGGTCGTTTATATCAGCGGCATCCTGATTCACGAGAAGTACATCGCCATCGATTTCTCGGACAAGGAAATTGTCGGGAACATCTATTTGCGCACGGTGCGCGATGCGGTGGTCGAGGTCGCGCAAGCCGGCGCGGGCGCGCATGTGCCGGCGCATGTGCTGCAGCAGACCGCGCAAGCACTCGAAGACGCCGAAACGCGCTACGGCGCGGCGATGCAGAGCGCGCAACTGAACGAGCGGGTGCGTCATGCACTGGTCACGCTTGCGAACGGCACGACATTGAACGTCGCCGAGGTCAACAATGCGCTGTTCGCGTGCCGCGAGCTTGTCACGCGCATCGGCAATCAGTCGAACCTCATTCTCGACCCCGATCTCGACAGCTACTACTCGATGTCGCTGTCGATCCTGCGTTATCCCGCGTTGCTCGATGCAGTCAATCAGATCGGCAGCGGCCTGCGCGACGATATGCGTCCCGCTGCCGCGGATTTGCTGCGCACCCGGTACCTCGTGCGCGAAGGCCAGCTCGATGCGGTGCTGCAAGGCCTGCACACGGACTTCGCCGAAGCCGTGGCAGCCGATCACGCACTCGATCGCGCGCTCGGACCGTCGATCCGGCGTATGGACGCATCGGTCGAAGACTACCGGCGCGCGGCGCGCGCGATCGTCGATAGCGGCGGGGCGAACGCCGCGCTGTTCGCGGCGGCCGATGCCGCGCAGCAGCGCGTCGTCGCGCAAGTCGGCGAAACCTGGCGCAGCACTGGCGTCGAGCTCGACCGCCTGTTGCACGAACGCGTACGCGCGCTGTATGCACGCATGTGGTTGCATCTGGGCACCGTGCTGTTTCTGCTGTTCGCCATTCTGACGATGGTCTATACAGTCGCGCAGCAGATCTCGCGGCCGCTGCGCCAGCTCGCGCGCGTGATGGATACCGTGCGGCGCACTGGCGACCACTCGCTGCGCGCGCGCTGGCATAGTCAGGACGAAATCGGCGTGCTCGTGAACGGTTTCAACGAGATGCTCGAGCAACTCGATCGCGAGCGCGACGTGCAGAAGGAACTGGCTGCGACCGCGCGCGCGTCGGCCGCGCAGTATGCGCTCGTCGAGGCGACGCCGGTGCCGATGGTGGTGACCGCGGTGCCCGGGCACGAAGTGCTGCATGCGAACCGTCCCGCGCTGTACTGGCTGAACGGCTGTGCGATCGACCCGTGGGCACGCGGGCTCGATTCGGGCACGCGTGCGCGGTTCTTCCAGCAGTTATCCGACCTCGAGGCGGTCGACGAATTCGAGGTTCACTGGAAGGCCACCGACGAATCGACGTGGGCGATGCTGTCGGCGCGGCGCCTGAGTTTCCAGGGGCAGGACGCGATTCTGACCGCGTTTACGCCGATCAATCAGATCAAGCTCATGGAGCAGCGGCTCGAGCTATGGGCACGCGTGTTCGAGGCATCGTCGGAAGCGATCCTGATTCTCGACGACGGCTATCGGTTGCTGACGGCCAATGCGGCGTTCTACCGGGTAACGGGTTACCGGTCCGAAGACGTGGTCGGCCGCGGGCCGCGCTTTATCGTCGACGGGTTGCCCGGCGACGACGGTTTCGCATCGCTCGGGCGAATGGTCGATCGCGCGAGCACATGGAACGGCGAAGCGCACGTGCGGCGCCGGCATGGCGGCGATTATCCGGCCTGGCTCATGGTCAGTGCCGTGCGCGATACGGAAGGGCATGTCACGCACTACATCTGCACGCTGATCGACATCAGCGACCGCAAGAAGAGCGAAGCGCGCATCCAGTTTCTCGCCGAGCACGACTTTCTCACCGAATTGCCGAATCGCGCGCTCTTCAAGAAGCGGCTTGCGGTCGCGCTCGATACCGCGAAGCGCACGGGGCGGCGCTTGGCCGTGCTGTTTATCGATCTCGACCGCTTCAAGGACATCAACGATTCGCTCGGCCATCATATCGGCGACGGCCTGCTGCGCTCGGTCGCGGCGCGCCTCATGCGCTCGGTGCGTCACGACGACACCGTGAGCCGCCTCGGCGGCGACGAGTTCACGGTGATCCTCAACGGTGCGGCGAGCGCGGCCGACGTCGCGCGGACCATCGAGGAGCGGATGATTCCGCTCGTCGGCGAGACGCACGACATCAACGGTATCGCGATCCAGGTATCGTGCAGCGTCGGCATCGCGATGTATCCGGAAGACGGGCTCGACATCGATACGCTGATGCAGAATGCCGACCTCGCGATGTATCAGGCCAAGGCGGCCGGGCGCAATCTCGCGAAGTTCTTTTCGGCCGACATGATCGAGCGCAGCCGCATGCGGCTCGCACTCGAAGCGTGCTTGCGCACGGCGATCGAGCGCGACGAGTTGTGGCTCGCGTATCAGCCGTGTATCGATACGAAGAGCGGCGAGGTCATCGCGGTGGAGGCGCTGCTGCGCTGGGACAGCAACGAACTCGGCCGCCTCGCGCCCGCACAGTTCATTCCGATCGCCGAGGAGACGCGCCTGATCGTGCCGATCGGCGCGTGGGTGATCGACGAGGCGTGCCGGCAGCTCGCGCGCTGGCGCGATGGACCGCTCGCCGCCCTCACGTTGTCGATCAATCTGTCGACGGTGCAGCTTCGCGACGACACGCTGCTCGATACGCTGAAGGCGAGCCTCGCGAAGCATCACGTCGCGCCGCAGCGCCTCGAACTCGAGATCACCGAATCGGTGCTGCTCGACGGCGCGCAACGCAACATCGCGACGATCGGCGCGATTCGCGCGCTCGGCGTGCGCATCTCGCTCGACGATTTCGGCACCGGCTATTCGAGTCTCAGCTATCTGAACCGTTTTCCGCTCGACCGGCTGAAGATCGACCGCACCTTCGTGCACAACAAGCTCGACAAGCCGACCGATCTCGCGATCGTCGAGGCGATCGTCGGCCTGGGCCATATGCTCGGCTTGCGAGTCGTTGCGGAGGGCGTCGAAAACGAACGCGAGGCGAACCTGTTGCGCCGGATCGGCTGCGACGAGCTGCAGGGCTTCTGGATCGCGCGGCCGCTGTCGTCGGTGCAGCTCGACGGCTGGATGCGCGAGCGGCGCGAGCAACGCAGCCCCGGCATCGTCGAGGCGTAG
- a CDS encoding LysR family transcriptional regulator, translated as MLERSHLMVVREVERQGSLTGAAEALNVTQSALSHTVRKLEEQLGTAVWTREGRSMRLTQAGQYLLGLANRLLPQFEHAQARMKQYAQGERGTLRIGMECHPCYQWLLKVVSPYLARWPDVDVDVKQRFQFGGIGALFGYDIDVLVTPDPLKKSGLRFQPVFDYEQVLVVADAHALASEAYVTPAQLASEVLITYPVETDRLDIYTRFLTPANVVPKRHKVIETTDIMLQMVASGRGVAALPRWLAQEYAESMPIVPLRLGKKGIAKQIFLGTREADDAIDYLSAFVALARKADWAQARLRA; from the coding sequence ATGCTCGAACGCAGTCATCTGATGGTGGTTAGGGAAGTGGAGCGACAGGGTTCGCTGACGGGCGCGGCCGAGGCGTTGAACGTCACGCAATCGGCGCTGAGCCACACTGTGAGAAAGCTCGAAGAGCAGCTCGGCACGGCCGTATGGACGCGCGAAGGGCGCTCGATGCGTCTCACCCAGGCGGGCCAGTATCTGCTTGGCCTGGCCAATCGGCTGCTGCCGCAGTTCGAGCATGCGCAAGCGCGCATGAAGCAGTACGCGCAAGGCGAGCGCGGCACGCTACGCATCGGCATGGAATGCCACCCGTGCTATCAATGGCTGCTGAAGGTCGTCTCGCCGTATCTCGCGCGCTGGCCGGACGTCGACGTCGACGTGAAACAGCGTTTTCAGTTCGGCGGCATCGGCGCGCTGTTCGGCTACGACATCGATGTGCTCGTGACGCCGGACCCGCTGAAGAAGTCCGGGCTGCGCTTCCAGCCCGTATTCGATTACGAGCAGGTGCTCGTGGTGGCCGACGCGCACGCGTTGGCCAGCGAGGCTTATGTCACGCCGGCGCAGCTCGCATCGGAAGTGCTGATCACGTACCCGGTCGAAACGGATCGGCTCGACATCTATACGCGGTTTCTGACGCCCGCGAACGTCGTGCCGAAACGGCACAAGGTGATCGAGACGACCGACATCATGCTGCAGATGGTGGCGAGCGGGCGCGGCGTCGCCGCGCTGCCGAGATGGCTTGCGCAAGAGTATGCGGAATCGATGCCGATCGTTCCGTTGCGGCTCGGCAAGAAGGGCATCGCGAAACAGATCTTCCTCGGCACACGCGAAGCGGATGATGCGATCGATTATCTGAGCGCGTTCGTCGCGCTCGCGCGCAAGGCGGATTGGGCGCAAGCGCGGTTGCGCGCATAA
- the metE gene encoding 5-methyltetrahydropteroyltriglutamate--homocysteine S-methyltransferase encodes MATTHNLGFPRIGAGRELKFALENYWKGQTSRDTLKAVGAQLRERHWNDQARLDFVPVGDFAFYDHVLDMSFTLGNLPERVRDFHGDTLDNTFRVARGRSAQTEQTAHAADAAHAAQAADAPETSKEHGACCDGVAAGEMTKWFDTNYHYIVPEFTSATNFSLDATRLVAQLAQARRCGVNAKPVIIGPVTYLWLGKSKDANDAWDRLALLPKLLPVYGALLDTFAAQGVDWVQIDEPALVTELDAKWRAAFVTAYDSLSARRVRLLLATYFGQLQENLELACTLPVDGLHIDAINAREELARAAALLPDTSILSVGAINGRNIWKTDLNATLDWLEPLADQLGGRLWVAPSCSLLHVPVDLESEQALDAEIRSWLAFALQKLDEVKLLADALNHGRDSVCAALAANAAAIGTRRTSPRVNHCAIQAAVAQIDPALGRRHSPYAVRAPKQAALLALPAFPTTTIGSFPQTAEIRHARSQFKAGALDEDGYRTAMKAEIARSVREQESLGLDVLVHGEAERNDMVEYFGERLEGFAFSQFGWVQSYGSRCVKPPVLFGDISRPNAMTVEWIRYAQTLTNKPMKGMLTGPVTILNWSFVRDDQPRSVSCRQLALAIREEVLDLEKAGVRVIQIDEAALREGLPLRRSQWNAYLQWAVESFRIAANGVRDETQIHTHMCYSEFNDIIASIAEMDADVITIETSRSDMELLDAFDHFNYPNEIGPGVYDIHSPNIPSQEHIVTLMKKAAERIPRQRLWVNPDCGLKTRQWAEVIPALTNMVAAARTLRSHPF; translated from the coding sequence ATGGCTACCACGCATAACCTCGGTTTCCCGCGCATCGGCGCCGGACGCGAACTGAAATTCGCGCTTGAAAACTACTGGAAGGGTCAGACGTCGCGCGACACGCTCAAAGCCGTCGGCGCGCAGCTTCGCGAGCGTCACTGGAATGATCAGGCGCGCCTCGACTTCGTTCCGGTCGGCGATTTCGCGTTCTACGACCACGTGCTCGACATGAGCTTCACGCTCGGCAATCTGCCCGAGCGCGTGCGCGATTTCCATGGCGACACGCTCGATAACACTTTCCGCGTCGCCCGCGGCCGCTCGGCCCAAACGGAGCAAACGGCACATGCGGCAGACGCGGCACATGCGGCACAAGCGGCCGACGCGCCGGAAACATCGAAGGAACACGGCGCATGCTGCGACGGCGTGGCCGCCGGCGAAATGACGAAGTGGTTCGATACGAACTATCACTACATCGTGCCGGAATTCACCTCGGCGACGAACTTTTCGCTCGACGCGACGCGGCTCGTCGCGCAACTCGCGCAAGCGCGCAGATGCGGCGTCAACGCGAAGCCCGTGATCATCGGTCCGGTCACGTACCTGTGGCTTGGCAAGTCGAAGGATGCAAACGACGCCTGGGACCGTCTCGCGCTGTTGCCGAAGCTGCTGCCCGTGTATGGCGCGTTGCTCGATACGTTCGCGGCGCAAGGCGTCGACTGGGTGCAGATCGACGAGCCCGCGCTCGTGACCGAACTCGATGCGAAGTGGCGCGCCGCATTCGTTACTGCCTACGATTCGCTGTCCGCGCGCCGGGTGCGCCTGCTGCTCGCCACCTACTTCGGGCAGTTACAGGAAAACCTCGAGCTAGCCTGCACGCTACCGGTCGACGGTCTGCACATCGACGCGATCAATGCACGCGAAGAACTGGCCCGGGCGGCGGCGCTCCTCCCCGACACGTCGATACTCTCGGTCGGTGCGATCAACGGCCGCAACATCTGGAAGACCGACCTGAACGCGACGCTCGACTGGCTCGAACCGCTCGCAGACCAGCTCGGCGGGCGTTTGTGGGTCGCACCGTCGTGCTCGTTGCTGCACGTGCCGGTCGACCTCGAAAGCGAACAGGCGCTCGATGCGGAGATTCGCTCATGGCTCGCGTTCGCGTTGCAGAAGCTCGACGAGGTGAAACTGCTGGCCGACGCACTGAACCACGGGCGCGATTCCGTCTGCGCCGCGCTTGCGGCCAACGCGGCGGCAATCGGGACGCGCCGCACGTCGCCGCGCGTCAACCACTGCGCCATCCAGGCCGCCGTGGCACAGATCGACCCGGCGCTCGGCAGGCGGCACAGCCCCTACGCCGTGCGCGCGCCGAAACAGGCGGCGCTGCTCGCGCTGCCCGCCTTCCCGACCACGACGATCGGCTCGTTCCCGCAGACGGCCGAGATTCGTCACGCGCGCAGCCAGTTCAAGGCCGGCGCGCTCGATGAAGACGGTTATCGCACAGCGATGAAGGCAGAGATCGCACGCAGCGTGCGCGAGCAGGAATCGCTCGGTCTCGACGTGCTCGTGCATGGCGAAGCCGAACGCAACGACATGGTCGAATATTTCGGCGAGCGACTCGAAGGCTTCGCGTTCAGCCAGTTCGGCTGGGTGCAATCATACGGTTCGCGCTGCGTGAAACCGCCGGTTCTGTTCGGCGACATCAGCCGCCCGAACGCAATGACGGTCGAATGGATCCGCTACGCGCAGACGCTGACGAACAAGCCGATGAAAGGGATGTTGACGGGGCCTGTGACGATCCTGAACTGGTCGTTCGTGCGCGACGATCAGCCGCGATCGGTGTCGTGCCGCCAGCTCGCGCTCGCGATTCGCGAAGAAGTGCTCGACCTCGAAAAGGCCGGCGTGCGCGTGATCCAGATCGACGAAGCCGCGCTGCGCGAAGGTCTGCCGCTACGGCGCTCGCAATGGAACGCGTATCTGCAATGGGCCGTGGAATCGTTCCGCATCGCGGCGAACGGCGTGCGCGACGAAACGCAGATCCATACGCATATGTGCTATTCGGAGTTCAACGACATCATCGCGTCGATTGCCGAAATGGACGCGGACGTGATCACGATCGAAACGTCGCGTTCCGATATGGAACTGCTCGATGCGTTCGACCACTTCAACTACCCGAATGAGATCGGGCCCGGCGTGTACGACATTCATTCGCCGAACATTCCGTCGCAGGAACACATTGTCACGCTGATGAAGAAGGCGGCCGAGCGCATTCCGCGGCAACGCCTGTGGGTCAATCCCGATTGCGGACTGAAAACGCGCCAGTGGGCCGAGGTCATCCCCGCGCTGACCAATATGGTGGCGGCGGCAAGGACGCTGCGCAGTCACCCGTTCTGA